The Aliiroseovarius sediminilitoris region ATGAAGCACGAAACCCAATACTCAAGGATATTCCGCACATGACCAGCCCGAACGGCCCCCTGCGTATCGGAATAGGCGGCCCCGTAGGCGCGGGGAAGACAACATTAACGGCGGCGCTGTGCGAGCAGTTGCGCGACCAGCATTCGATCGCGGTCGTCACAAATGACATTTACACGCAGGAGGATGCAGAAGCGCTGATGCGCCTGCAGGTCCTACCGTCGGATCGCGTAGTAGGGGTCGAAACAGGGGGCTGCCCTCACACCGCGATCCGAGAGGACGCGTCGATCAACCTTGCGGCCATTGCGGACCTCGTCGACAAGCATCCCGATCTTGAGATTGTCCTGATCGAAAGCGGAGGCGACAATCTCTCGGCCACCTTCAGCCCAGAGCTTGCCGATTTGACAATCTACGTGATCGACGTGGCTGCAGGAGAGGAAATCCCCCGAAAAGGCGGCCCCGCAATCACACGATCAGACATTCTGATCATCAACAAAACAGACCTCGCACCTTATGTAGGTGCTGATCTGGCGGTGATGGAGCGAGACGCCAAAAAGATGCGTGGCGCGCGCCCCTTTGTCTTTTGTAAGCTGCGTCATGATAACGGTATTGATACGGTTCTTAACTACATTTTCGAAATGGGTGGCCTTCGGCGCAACTGATTTGGCTTGAAATTTGCGACTTCAGAAAAAACTCTAGCCCGAGAATTACGGCGGTCAAAAGCAATGATGGATCTCAAAAACAACCGGGATACGATCTGGAGTCGGATGCGCAGCCCGGAGATGTTCCGGTGCTCCTTCCTGTTCTCAAGTAGGTTCCACGACAGGCCGCATATATTGCCACGGCAGTATGCGCGGCTTGTTCGGGATTGGGTGTCGGCGATTGACCTCGATCCGACGGGATCGGGCACGTATTCTATGTGACGCACAAAAGAGGCGCTGAGCAAAGAGCCTATGACCAACTGCACGACATTACAGCCATGCCAGCAAGCAGATGCCCATAGCGCGCGTTCTGGGCATCCTCCATCCCAGATTTACACGCTCCGAAGGGCCCTTCCGGTTTCCGTTGTATTTTCCGTCGCTGTTCACCCTTCTGAAACTTTAGTCGGAACCCTTCGCCCGTGACCCTATAGCTTGATTGTCAGCGACATCCCGAAACCGGCGTACCAGAAAATCAACAAACGCGCGTGTTTTGGGGGCAAGGTTGCGTCTCTCAGCAAACATCACGACGATGTCTGTACTAGGTGGTGAGTATTCAGGCATGACATGGACCAGCTCGCCTGACTGGAACTTCTGATCGGTCAAATATCGAGGCAATCTTGCGATCCCGATTCCAGCGA contains the following coding sequences:
- the ureG gene encoding urease accessory protein UreG, with translation MTSPNGPLRIGIGGPVGAGKTTLTAALCEQLRDQHSIAVVTNDIYTQEDAEALMRLQVLPSDRVVGVETGGCPHTAIREDASINLAAIADLVDKHPDLEIVLIESGGDNLSATFSPELADLTIYVIDVAAGEEIPRKGGPAITRSDILIINKTDLAPYVGADLAVMERDAKKMRGARPFVFCKLRHDNGIDTVLNYIFEMGGLRRN